A window of [Ruminococcus] lactaris ATCC 29176 genomic DNA:
TCATCTTCAGAATCCGTACCACATCTCTTCCCTCTTTCGGCAGCCTGATCCTTTCCATCAGTTGTTCTTCATCCACTGCATACCGGCAGGACAGTATACCGACTGCCCGATGCAGCCGTTCCACTTCTTCTGCCAGTTCTCTTTTTATCTGCTCATCTGCCTCCATAAATCCGGCTGTTCCGACTCCGTTGCTTTTTCCTTTTCCATAAAAGCATCTGACACTGTCCAAAAGCTGTTCTGCCTTCTTTTCATATTCCGGTACTTTCTTCATCTGACACAGTTTCCTTACATCATGGATGGCTTCTTCCAGCATCCTGAACCTCGGTGAAACCCGCACATCCGGCTCTTTTTCCCGCCTTTCTCCGGGATACACCAAGAACATATCCCCTGCTTCAAAATAGCAGTGGACATTTTCCTCCAGAGGATCTTTACACCAGGCATCATATGCCCATTTCAGAAATCCATCCGCACCACATGACTCGATATACCAGATTGTCCATGCAGCTTCACCCGGATCACTCATGGAAAAGATGCCCGGATAATCATGGATCATACTGTAAATGCTTGTCAGCTTTCCTTCCTGCCTCCGCCTGCGGACAATCTCCCTGAACAACTCCTGCGGGATCTCCTCATTTGCCAGTGCAGACAGATGGGGTGTCACCGTAAATAGTCTGTCCCACATTTCTTTATTATAATGCACCACCGCACCGCCCACTTTCAGGGAATTTCCGTGCCTGTCCGGGAAAGTTGCGATCAGGTTCAGAGCTGCCTCCATCTCTTCTTTCGGGCGTTCATCCATCGCCAGTATCATCCGGTCAAACCATCCTTTTTCTTCCAGATGTTGTACAAAACTCTGTAAAAATGCACTCCACGCCTCAGTCCAGAACTCACTTCCGGGTTCTGCCTGCTTCTCTATTTCTTTTCCATCTTCCCTGTATCGCAACACATTCCCCCAGGGAACAACAGAATAACACTCTATATAGGACACCTTTACTTCTTTCAGCAAAAACCCAGTCCACCGGTCAAACTCTCCGTATTCAAACTGCCATTTTCCATTTTCTCTTTTCCATCTGACCATGGACGGATAGTCACACCATGTCTGATGATACCACGGTTCTTCCACGATCGAAGCTGTTCCGATTTTTCCACCAGCCTCCATATAAGGCCGCATCTGCCGTTTCATGATCTGAAGATGCTCCCTGCCAAAAGGTTCAACCTGATAATATGCCGCACTGGCATAAGGATACTGCCACAGATTCAGATAATACTCATTGTCCTGGTCCAGCTTAAGATCCAGCACCCGGATCTTTAACTTCAGGCTCTGCTCCCCACCTTGTTCTGTTCTCACCCGGATTTTTGTACTGTAAAGCCCCGGTTTTGCATCCTGAGTCGTTGACACCGTGATCCAGATCGGCTGGATGATTCTTCCGTTCTTCTCCAACAGCTTTTCACGCTCCATCTGTGAACCATAGATCACATCCGCACTATAGCTTTTGTCTCCCTTCGGTGCTTCCGGCAGACGGTACGACCTCGGCTCCGGGATCCAGTTACTTCCCGTATACGTGCTGATCCATTTTTGAAATTCTGCTCTTACCTCTATCCCTTCAGACAAATTTCCTTTTTCATTCATCACCGGATCTGCGATCAGTTCCAGGTCTTCTGCCTTTTCGTCCAGGATCACTTCCGCCGCTGCATTTCCACGGTCTCCCTGCCATAAAAGCAGTCTCTCCTCCTGCCGATGCTGCTCCGGTATTCTGTCCCACTCGGCTCTCCGTTCTTTTTTTATAAATGTATACTGACTGATTCCCATGGTTCTCTCCTGCTATCAATTATTTTCATCTGTTAACGCTCATTATATCACAGGAAGAAAAAAGATACCCATAGATTTCTCTACGGATATCTTTTTCAGAGAAGATTCCTGTTATATTTTTCAGAGGAATTTCCTACTGTATATTCAGGTTTGTATAACCCATCAGGCTTTCATCAATTTCTCTTGCAACTTCGCGGCCCTCGCGGATCGCCCACACAACAAGTGACTGTCCCCGGTGCATATCCCCTGCTGTAAACACATTTTTTACATTCGTCGCATATCTGCCCGGCTCTGTTTTTACATTCGTGCGTTCATTGATTTCCACACCAAATGCTTTTGTCACATAATCCTGGCTTCCAAGGAATCCTGCTGCGATCAGAACCAGATCCACCGCCACTGTATATTCACTTCCCGGAATTTCTTCCATTCTCATGCGTCCGGTCTTTTCGTCTTTTTTACTCTCAAGTTTCACAAGAACAGCCTTACACAGCTTTCCTTTCTTATCCTTGATAAATTCTTTGACCGTTGTGGTATACACACGCGGATCTGCACCAAAAACTGCGATTGCCTCCTGCTGGCCATAATCGGTCTTGCAGACTCTCGGCCATTCCGGCCATGGATTGGATGCAGCTCTCTGATCCGGTGCCTTGGGCATCATTTCCAACTGAACCACACTTTTTGCTCCATGACGGATGGAAGTTCCAACACAGTCATTTCCTGTATCTCCACCACCGATGACCATGACCTTCTTTCCTTTTGCAGAAATATATGTGCCATCCTTTAACTGCATATCATTTGCCCATAAGGCTTTTGTCGTTGATTTCAGAAAATCTACCGCAAAGTAAATTCCTTCTGCATCCCGCCCCGGTACTTTGATATCTCTTGGATTGGATGCACCACATGCAAGTACAACCCGGTCATAATTTTTCAGGATCTCTGACGGCTTGATTTCTTTTCCTACATCACATCCGGTCCGAAACTCAATTCCTTCCTCTTTCATGATCTCGATCTTGCGGTCAATGATCTGCTTTTCCAGCTTCATATTCGGAATACCATACCGCAGCAGACCGCCCGGCTTGTCTTCCCGTTCAAATACCGTCACCTGATGTCCTCTCTGATTCAGAAGATCTGCGGCAGCAAGTCCGGACGGACCGGATCCGATCACTGCAACTTTCTTTCCGGTTCTTACTTTCGGTGGATTTGCCTTGGCATAACCCATCTCATAAGCATTTTCAATGATGGCATATTCATTGCTCTTTGATGCCACTGCCTCCTGGTTCAGTCCACAGGTGCAGGCATTCTCACACAGTGCCGGACATACACGGGAGGTGAACTCCGGGAAATTATTTGTCTTCTTCAGACGCAGATAGGCTTCTTTCCAGTTTCCGTTATAAATCAGATCATTCCATTCCGGTACTAAATTGTGGAGCGGACATCCGCTTGCCATCCCTGCCAGTAATTTTCCTGACTGACAGAATGGAACTCCGCACGCCATACAGCGTGCTCCCTGAAGTTCCTGTTCTTCCTTTGATAACGGCGTATGGAACTCGTTAAAATGCTGTATTCTCTCAAGTGGTGTCTCCGCTATTTTATCCTGTCTTTTATAATCCATAAATCCTGTCGGTTTTCCCATCTTCCTACGCCTCCTATCTTCCGTTCTTAATCAGGTTAAATGCCTCGATCTTTGCTTTTTCTCTGCTCAGACCTTTTTCTTCCATCTGAATGATCGTTGACATCATTTTCTCATAATCTTCCGGTATGATCTTCTTGAACTTCGGAAGATACTCTTTAAAGTTATCAAGGATCTTCTTTCCGACCTCTGAATTTGTATAGGCTACATGCTCCTGGATCATGCCTTTGAGTTCCTGCACATCATACTTATCGGTCACACGCTCGATGTTGACCATCGCTTTGTTGACTTTCTGATAAAGTCTGCTGTCAAGGTCAAGAACATAAGCAATACCGCCGCTCATTCCTGCTGCAAAGTTCTTTCCAACCTGTCCCAGTACAACGACACATCCTCCGGTCATGTACTCGCAGCCGTGATCGCCGACACCTTCTACCACTGCTCTGACTCCTGAGTTTCTTACTGCAAATCTTTCTCCTGCCACACCACCGACAAATACTTTACCACTGGTAGCTCCATATAAAGCAACGTTACCGATGATGATATTCTCATCTGATTTGAACTTCACGCCCTTCGGCTGGCATACGACCAGTTTACCACCGGAAAGACCTTTTCCGAAATAATCGTTGCTGTCTCCGGTCAGTTCAAGAGTCAGTCCCTTCGGAATAAATGCACCAAAGCTCTGACCGCCTGCTCCTTTACACTGGATCACGAAGCTGTCTTCTTCCAGTCCTTCAGGATATCTTCTCGTGATCTCTGATCCGAAGATTGTTCCGAATGCACGGTCTGTATTCGTGACATCGACTTCAAGTCCTCTCTTTTCTCCCCGCTCAAGTGCCGGAAGAAGCTGCTTTACAAGCACTTTTTCATCCAGGGTCTTACCAAGTTCAAAATCGTAAACTTTCTTTGGATTGAAGATCATGCCTTTCTTTTCTTTTGCATATGGGTTATACAGCACGCTGCTCAGATCCAGCATAGCCGCACGACGGGAAGTCGGTACATCCTTCACTTTCAAAAGATCGGTACGTCCAACCAGTTCGTCTACTGTGCGGACACCCAGCTTTGCCATATATTCTCTCAGTTCTTCTGCAATAAACCGCATGAAGTTGACTACATACTCCGGCTTT
This region includes:
- a CDS encoding glutamate synthase subunit beta, coding for MGKPTGFMDYKRQDKIAETPLERIQHFNEFHTPLSKEEQELQGARCMACGVPFCQSGKLLAGMASGCPLHNLVPEWNDLIYNGNWKEAYLRLKKTNNFPEFTSRVCPALCENACTCGLNQEAVASKSNEYAIIENAYEMGYAKANPPKVRTGKKVAVIGSGPSGLAAADLLNQRGHQVTVFEREDKPGGLLRYGIPNMKLEKQIIDRKIEIMKEEGIEFRTGCDVGKEIKPSEILKNYDRVVLACGASNPRDIKVPGRDAEGIYFAVDFLKSTTKALWANDMQLKDGTYISAKGKKVMVIGGGDTGNDCVGTSIRHGAKSVVQLEMMPKAPDQRAASNPWPEWPRVCKTDYGQQEAIAVFGADPRVYTTTVKEFIKDKKGKLCKAVLVKLESKKDEKTGRMRMEEIPGSEYTVAVDLVLIAAGFLGSQDYVTKAFGVEINERTNVKTEPGRYATNVKNVFTAGDMHRGQSLVVWAIREGREVAREIDESLMGYTNLNIQ
- a CDS encoding glycoside hydrolase domain-containing protein, with the protein product MGISQYTFIKKERRAEWDRIPEQHRQEERLLLWQGDRGNAAAEVILDEKAEDLELIADPVMNEKGNLSEGIEVRAEFQKWISTYTGSNWIPEPRSYRLPEAPKGDKSYSADVIYGSQMEREKLLEKNGRIIQPIWITVSTTQDAKPGLYSTKIRVRTEQGGEQSLKLKIRVLDLKLDQDNEYYLNLWQYPYASAAYYQVEPFGREHLQIMKRQMRPYMEAGGKIGTASIVEEPWYHQTWCDYPSMVRWKRENGKWQFEYGEFDRWTGFLLKEVKVSYIECYSVVPWGNVLRYREDGKEIEKQAEPGSEFWTEAWSAFLQSFVQHLEEKGWFDRMILAMDERPKEEMEAALNLIATFPDRHGNSLKVGGAVVHYNKEMWDRLFTVTPHLSALANEEIPQELFREIVRRRRQEGKLTSIYSMIHDYPGIFSMSDPGEAAWTIWYIESCGADGFLKWAYDAWCKDPLEENVHCYFEAGDMFLVYPGERREKEPDVRVSPRFRMLEEAIHDVRKLCQMKKVPEYEKKAEQLLDSVRCFYGKGKSNGVGTAGFMEADEQIKRELAEEVERLHRAVGILSCRYAVDEEQLMERIRLPKEGRDVVRILKMTEQEYHRWKELFYKKEEKFFEMLAGEQEKEGLLLSLYVRFATDLYKEYVEKEIPDEVYDATFSDFTIWYRHCVKERKKIGLCEEQWLKLHLKMKLFRLGRLQFEPDEGQKVIHVHVPEGESLSREGCEASFAWADRFFGSSYKLYDCESWLLSPALKELLEKESGILQFQNCFEIQSVNLENRQAEERVFGRILEDPEAYPENTSLQKALKNYLSEGKKPGVGYGCRIRKKIF